A genomic segment from Vidua macroura isolate BioBank_ID:100142 chromosome Z, ASM2450914v1, whole genome shotgun sequence encodes:
- the CER1 gene encoding cerberus, producing MSLLLLQMLVLSCLGATELQRNSQQRKSSRPFQHFLYLNKNLFESQSSPELVSENPVGAEETLKVPSFFVSIPQTASGSEKKEDKKMSRFILPSAGLHADQNPRTWVSSRDTSPVENLSPPHSSSKRGSEFPYRKDAKKFWDHFMLKKNSASEEVVLPIKTNEMHQENCRTLPFTQGVTHNSCEKVTVQNNLCFGKCSSFHVPGSEDHLYTFCSRCLPSKFSMKRLDLNCTDSVPVVKEIMIVEECKCESRKIKDPVIGSLLSDLYENVHEHN from the exons ATGTCACTGCTTCTCCTTCAGATGTTAGTACTCTCATGTCTTGGAGCCACAGAGCTACAGAGAAAttcacagcaaaggaaaagcagcaggccATTTCAGCACTTTCTCTACCTGAACAAAAATCTGTTTGAAAGCCAAAGTTCTCCTGAGCTGGTAAGCGAGAACCCAGTAGGAGCTGAAGAGACCCTGAAAGTACCAAGCTTTTTTGTATCAATTCCACAGACAGCATCTGGAAGTGAGAAGAAAGAGGATAAAAAAATGTCCAGATTCATACTTCCCAGTGCAGGACTCCATGCAGACCAAAACCCAAGAACCTGGGTTTCATCCAGAGATACCTCTCCTGTGGAAAACCTCTCTCCACCCCATTCTTCCAGCAAGAGAGGGTCTGAATTTCCCTACAGAAAAGATGCCAAGAAATTCTGGGACCATTTcatgttaaagaaaaattcagcaTCTGAAGAGGTTGTCCTGCCAATCAAGACCAATGAAATGCAccaagaaaactgcagaacCCTGCCTTTCACCCAG GGTGTTACTCATAACAGCTGTGAGAAGGTGACAGTACAGAATAAtctgtgttttggaaaatgTAGTTCTTTTCATGTTCCTGGTTCAGAAGATCATCTTTATACCTTTTGCTCTCGTTGCTTGCCCAGCAAGTTCTCCATGAAGCGCCTGGATCTCAACTGCACTGATTCTGTTCCAGTGGTCAAAGAAATCATGATTGTAGAAGAGTGTAAATGTGAAAGTCGGAAGATTAAAGACCCTGTGATTGGATCTCTACTGTCAGACTTGTATGAAAATGTACATGAGCACAATTAA
- the ZDHHC21 gene encoding palmitoyltransferase ZDHHC21 isoform X3 — MGQRIHFVVDPQGWCCMGLIIFVWLYNTIFIPKVILFPHYEEGNISVVAVLCYYFCSLFCIASLFRASVADPGKLPENPKIPITEQEHWELCNKCSMMRPKRSHHCSRCGHCVRRMDHHCPWINNCVGEDNHWLFLQLCFYTQILSSYTLILDFCHYYYFLPLKKENWDVFVFRHELALLRLSAFMGLIILGGISRLFYTQLMGIFTDTTSIEKMSNCCEDIFRRRSYR, encoded by the exons ATGGGACAACGAATTCACTTTGTGGTTGACCCTCAGGGTTGGTGCTGCATGGGCCTAATTATCTTCGTCTGGCTGTACAATACAATCTTCATTCCAAAGGTCATCCTTTTTCCTCATTATGAagagggaaatatttcagttgtggCAGTTTTGT gttaTTACTTCTGCTCATTGTTTTGTATAGCTTCATTATTTAGAGCCTCAGTAGCAGATCCAGGAAAACTACCTGAAAATCCAAAGATACCAATTACAG AACAAGAACATTGGGAGCTGTGTAACAAATGTAGTATGATGAGACCAAAGCGTTCACACCATTGCAGTCGCTGTGGACATTGCGTGAGGAGGATGGATCACCACTGTCCATG GATTAATAATTGTGTTGGTGAAGACAATCACTGGCTGTTTTTGCAGCTGTGTTTCTACACTCAGATCCTTAGTTCCTATACGCTGATACTTGACTTTTGCCATTACTACTACTTTTTGcctctgaaaaaagaaaactgg GACGTGTTTGTATTTAGACATGAACTTGCTCTCCTAAGATTATCTGCCTTCATGGGTCTAATAATACTAGGTGGAATAAGTCGACTCTTTTATACTCAGCTAATGGGTATTTTCACT